One Gloeobacter morelensis MG652769 DNA window includes the following coding sequences:
- the psbL gene encoding photosystem II reaction center protein L (may have a role in PSII core assembly, maintaining PSII dimers and donor side electron transfer), whose protein sequence is MSKDPKNPGVELNRTSLYMGLVLVLVIILLFSNYFIN, encoded by the coding sequence GAAAAATCCTGGCGTCGAGCTGAACCGCACTTCCCTGTACATGGGCCTGGTGCTGGTGCTCGTGATCATCTTGCTGTTCTCCAACTACTTCATCAATTAA
- the mutT gene encoding 8-oxo-dGTP diphosphatase MutT encodes MPKAIAIGIVCFAGKVLIDRRPADAALGGLWEFPGGKILPGETPEACVAREVLEEVGLTVTVGELLATLEHDYSDFVVRIRAYLCHSESDAARAIACDAVEWVEPRELDGYTFPVANAPLIPLIQQRLCP; translated from the coding sequence ATGCCCAAAGCAATTGCCATCGGCATCGTGTGCTTCGCAGGCAAAGTGCTGATCGATCGCAGGCCTGCGGACGCGGCGCTGGGTGGGTTGTGGGAGTTTCCCGGCGGCAAAATCCTCCCCGGAGAGACACCTGAGGCGTGCGTGGCCCGCGAGGTGCTGGAGGAAGTGGGACTTACCGTAACCGTGGGCGAACTGCTGGCTACCTTGGAGCACGACTACTCCGATTTTGTCGTCCGCATCCGCGCCTACCTGTGCCACAGTGAGAGCGACGCCGCCCGGGCGATCGCCTGCGATGCCGTCGAGTGGGTGGAGCCGCGGGAACTGGACGGCTACACGTTTCCGGTGGCGAACGCCCCGCTCATTCCGCTGATTCAGCAGCGCCTTTGCCCATGA
- a CDS encoding photosystem II reaction center protein J: MPQRIPLWMVGVMAGLGVIAILGLFFYGSYAGLGAG; encoded by the coding sequence ATGCCGCAAAGAATTCCCCTGTGGATGGTGGGTGTGATGGCTGGTCTGGGCGTAATTGCGATCCTGGGGCTGTTCTTTTACGGTTCCTACGCCGGTCTCGGCGCCGGCTAG
- a CDS encoding ISL3 family transposase has protein sequence MWRHSQKKDWDAVVRISIDEFGMRRGHDFKTVVSNIETGELLEVVDSHKQKEIIENLSRQASSVREAVEEVSIDMWGGFTKVVQQVFPNAVIVYDRFHVMRMVVSEVKKIARQCGIGKRKEQCCLLKNGKDLSVEESEKLEAALQRDKRLRQAYEYKEEFRLIYEESQTVEEGQRNLEAWLLKVRKVYGKVVQTISEHFEGICNYFISRSSSGVMEGINNRIKLIKRQGYGFTNFENLRLRLLACFTGKGSPSH, from the coding sequence ATGTGGCGGCACAGTCAAAAAAAAGACTGGGACGCAGTGGTACGCATAAGCATCGATGAGTTCGGCATGCGGCGAGGTCACGATTTCAAGACGGTCGTCAGCAATATTGAGACGGGCGAACTGCTGGAAGTGGTGGACAGCCATAAACAGAAGGAGATCATCGAAAACCTGTCAAGGCAAGCATCCTCGGTGCGTGAAGCGGTCGAGGAAGTGAGCATAGACATGTGGGGAGGATTTACGAAGGTTGTGCAGCAAGTGTTTCCGAATGCCGTGATTGTCTACGACCGATTTCACGTGATGCGGATGGTTGTGTCCGAGGTCAAAAAGATTGCCCGTCAGTGTGGCATTGGCAAACGCAAGGAGCAGTGCTGTTTGCTGAAGAATGGCAAGGACTTGAGTGTCGAGGAGAGTGAGAAGTTGGAGGCCGCTCTGCAGCGGGACAAGCGTTTGCGTCAGGCCTACGAATACAAAGAAGAATTTCGGTTAATTTATGAAGAGAGTCAGACAGTGGAAGAAGGACAGCGGAACTTGGAAGCATGGCTGCTGAAAGTTCGCAAGGTCTATGGGAAGGTGGTGCAGACGATTAGTGAGCATTTCGAGGGGATCTGCAACTATTTTATCAGTCGTTCGAGTAGCGGTGTAATGGAGGGAATCAACAATCGAATCAAGTTGATTAAGCGTCAAGGTTACGGCTTTACAAACTTTGAGAACCTGCGTCTGCGTCTGCTGGCCTGCTTTACGGGAAAAGGCTCCCCTTCACACTGA
- the crtI gene encoding 15-cis-phytoene desaturase CrtI, with the protein MLRSVIKRRSQRAEALERKKAIVIGSGVGGLSLGIRLQSLGFDTTIFEKLDGPGGRAYVRRAEGFTFDMGPTVITVPHFIEELFALERDQPALDKPDFPAAVLDANARITSGVSGGPATSKYVQIIPILPFYRIYFDDGTYFDYDGDPERTRAQIRAIAPEDLEGYERFHRDARAIFERGFLELGFTYFRDVPSMLRIAPDLVKLDAVRPLFSFVKRYFKSDKLRQVFSFEPLLVGGNPLAVPAIYAMIHFVEKTWGIHFAMGGTGALVRGFVRKFEELGGTMRYGSEVARIEVESSGKHRRATAVVLVDGSRHPADLVASNGDYVNTYLKLIDRAHRPSHPDVRLKLARQSMSLLVVYFGFRSDGLDLDLRHHNIILGPRYEELLKDIFGRKILAEDFSQYLHIPSVTDPSLAPPGHHCAYTLVPVPHNGSGLDWSKLADPFVDRVLRFLDERGYIPGLGERLVYKSFITPDYFEHTLNSRLGNGFGIEPVLWQSAYFRPHNKSEDIANFYLVGANTQPGGGTPAVMMSAKMTAREIARDFAIPLDVVDRPQVRGTVAK; encoded by the coding sequence GTGTTACGATCTGTAATCAAACGTCGGTCACAGAGGGCAGAAGCTTTGGAGCGCAAGAAGGCCATTGTCATCGGTTCGGGGGTCGGCGGGCTTTCGCTGGGGATCCGTCTGCAGAGTCTCGGGTTTGACACGACGATCTTCGAGAAGCTGGACGGCCCGGGCGGGCGGGCCTACGTGCGCCGCGCCGAGGGATTTACCTTCGATATGGGGCCGACGGTGATCACCGTGCCCCACTTTATCGAGGAACTGTTCGCCCTGGAACGGGATCAACCGGCACTCGACAAGCCGGACTTTCCAGCGGCTGTGCTGGATGCAAACGCGCGCATCACCTCGGGGGTGAGCGGCGGGCCGGCCACTTCCAAATATGTCCAGATCATTCCGATTTTGCCTTTTTACCGCATTTACTTCGACGACGGGACGTACTTTGACTACGACGGCGATCCCGAGCGCACCCGCGCGCAGATCCGCGCCATTGCCCCGGAGGATCTTGAAGGCTACGAGCGCTTTCACCGCGACGCGCGAGCCATCTTCGAGCGCGGTTTTCTGGAATTGGGATTTACGTACTTTCGCGACGTGCCCTCGATGCTGCGCATCGCCCCGGATCTGGTGAAGCTGGATGCGGTGCGGCCCTTGTTTTCGTTCGTGAAGCGCTACTTCAAAAGCGACAAGCTCCGGCAGGTCTTCAGCTTCGAGCCCTTGCTGGTGGGCGGCAACCCGCTCGCGGTGCCCGCCATCTACGCGATGATCCATTTTGTCGAGAAGACCTGGGGCATCCACTTCGCCATGGGCGGCACGGGGGCGCTCGTGCGCGGCTTCGTGCGCAAATTTGAAGAGCTGGGCGGGACGATGCGCTATGGGAGCGAAGTTGCCCGCATCGAAGTTGAAAGCAGCGGCAAGCATCGCCGGGCCACCGCCGTCGTGCTCGTGGACGGCAGCCGCCACCCGGCGGACCTCGTCGCTTCCAACGGCGATTACGTCAACACCTATCTCAAACTCATCGACCGCGCCCACCGGCCGAGCCATCCGGACGTGCGCCTGAAGCTTGCGCGCCAGTCGATGTCACTGTTGGTTGTCTACTTCGGCTTTCGCTCGGACGGGCTGGATCTAGATCTCAGGCACCACAACATCATCCTCGGTCCGCGCTACGAAGAATTGCTCAAGGACATCTTCGGCCGGAAGATCCTGGCGGAGGACTTCTCGCAGTACCTGCACATTCCTTCGGTTACCGACCCGAGCCTGGCGCCGCCGGGGCACCACTGCGCCTATACCCTCGTACCCGTCCCCCACAACGGCAGTGGCCTCGACTGGTCGAAACTCGCCGATCCTTTCGTAGACCGGGTGCTGCGCTTTTTGGACGAGCGTGGGTATATCCCGGGGCTTGGCGAGCGGCTCGTCTACAAGAGCTTTATCACCCCCGACTACTTCGAGCACACGCTCAACAGCCGGCTGGGCAACGGTTTCGGCATCGAGCCGGTGCTGTGGCAGTCGGCGTACTTTCGCCCCCACAACAAAAGCGAAGACATCGCCAACTTCTACTTAGTCGGCGCCAACACCCAACCCGGCGGCGGTACCCCGGCGGTGATGATGTCCGCCAAGATGACGGCCCGGGAGATCGCCCGCGACTTCGCCATTCCCTTGGATGTTGTGGATAGACCGCAGGTGCGCGGGACGGTCGCGAAGTAG
- a CDS encoding helix-turn-helix domain-containing protein, which produces MGLEITELLELPNIYVESYSKTDKGWLLQLRPLSDGMRCPGCGRFIDRVHQAPKVIIRDLAILKRPVHLQIPRRQFHCPDCQRYATEQLEFVDWRRRHTRRFEQDVYERVQHSSLEQIAREEGISPEEVRGIFEHVAAQSKKRLGRSGTHKHR; this is translated from the coding sequence ATGGGCCTCGAAATCACCGAACTCCTCGAACTACCGAACATCTACGTCGAATCCTACTCCAAGACCGACAAGGGGTGGCTGTTGCAGTTGCGCCCTCTCAGTGACGGCATGCGTTGCCCTGGTTGTGGACGGTTCATTGACCGTGTCCATCAAGCACCAAAAGTAATCATTCGCGACTTGGCTATTCTCAAACGACCCGTCCATCTACAAATCCCCCGCCGTCAATTTCACTGTCCAGATTGCCAACGCTACGCCACCGAGCAATTGGAGTTTGTCGATTGGCGGCGGCGACATACTCGACGTTTTGAGCAGGATGTTTATGAACGGGTACAACACTCAAGCCTCGAACAGATTGCCCGCGAAGAAGGGATCAGCCCGGAGGAAGTGCGCGGCATATTTGAGCATGTGGCGGCACAGTCAAAAAAAAGACTGGGACGCAGTGGTACGCATAAGCATCGATGA
- the mutY gene encoding A/G-specific adenine glycosylase — protein MGHSTAKLSLDDFPEPEQVVRLRAQLLEWYGRMGRDLPWRRTRDPYAIWISEIMLQQTQVKTVLPYYQRWLIALPTVTDLADADLETVLKLWEGLGYYTRARNLHKTAQAIVKEHGGVFPETARQLQVLPGIGRSTAGAIASSAFGRCEAILDANVRRVLGRLLAVDDPPARAEAKLWEISQRLVDPQAPHNFNQALMDLGATVCTARSPLCLLCPWQADCLGRRSGEPTRFPVRPARTVRSEIAGVSVLIECQGKFLLVRRPERGLLAGLWEFPFVESVGGGEPEETVRMAFGNRLESLERLGQVEHEFTHRHLTAQVLWARWAATLDELPDCIEHREHAWVAPEHWPEYAMPAYVRKICRLQCLQ, from the coding sequence TTGGGACACAGCACGGCAAAACTATCGCTCGACGACTTTCCTGAGCCCGAACAGGTTGTCCGGCTGCGCGCCCAACTGTTGGAATGGTACGGCCGTATGGGGCGAGATTTGCCCTGGCGCCGCACCCGTGACCCCTATGCCATCTGGATTTCGGAAATCATGCTCCAGCAGACCCAGGTAAAGACGGTCCTGCCCTATTACCAGAGATGGCTTATAGCCCTCCCTACCGTCACCGACCTTGCCGATGCCGACTTAGAGACGGTACTCAAGCTCTGGGAGGGCCTGGGCTACTACACGCGGGCGCGCAACCTCCATAAAACCGCGCAGGCAATTGTCAAAGAGCACGGCGGCGTTTTTCCCGAAACCGCCCGGCAGTTGCAAGTGCTGCCAGGTATCGGCCGCTCGACGGCAGGTGCAATCGCAAGCAGCGCCTTCGGCCGGTGCGAAGCGATCCTCGATGCCAACGTCCGCAGGGTGCTGGGTCGCCTGTTAGCTGTGGACGATCCGCCTGCGCGGGCAGAAGCAAAGCTTTGGGAGATTTCACAGCGGCTGGTGGACCCGCAAGCTCCCCACAACTTCAACCAGGCGTTGATGGATCTAGGAGCGACAGTTTGTACAGCAAGATCTCCTTTGTGTCTGCTCTGTCCGTGGCAGGCCGATTGTCTGGGAAGGCGCTCAGGGGAGCCTACGCGCTTTCCGGTTCGACCCGCACGGACGGTGCGCTCCGAGATCGCAGGGGTCAGTGTCCTAATCGAGTGCCAGGGAAAATTCCTACTTGTCCGCCGACCGGAGCGGGGGTTGCTCGCTGGGCTCTGGGAATTTCCGTTTGTCGAATCAGTGGGCGGCGGCGAGCCGGAAGAAACCGTCCGAATGGCTTTTGGCAATCGCCTGGAGTCGCTTGAGCGGCTGGGGCAGGTGGAGCACGAATTTACCCACCGCCATCTGACAGCCCAGGTACTGTGGGCGCGGTGGGCAGCAACATTGGACGAATTGCCGGATTGCATCGAGCACCGGGAACACGCCTGGGTTGCTCCCGAGCACTGGCCGGAGTACGCGATGCCAGCCTACGTGCGTAAAATCTGCCGACTCCAGTGCCTACAGTAA